The Cloeon dipterum chromosome 3, ieCloDipt1.1, whole genome shotgun sequence genome includes a region encoding these proteins:
- the Ire1 gene encoding serine/threonine-protein kinase/endoribonuclease ire-1 isoform X2 has translation MTSRARKKCTLFGAVSSILCLLLQWQCQSCYAAVNTHNVVRKIVNTALLEDNPLLLVSTLGGSLIAIEQDTGDIRWEISNDPAVMVPFDMEINFASKEHLFLPDPKDGSLYLLANGKGGYESALKKLSYTIPELVASSPCRSTDGILYTGKKVASWMAVDAVTGKKHLVMGNEQQNFDVCPADGSQTIFIGRTEYSIAMYDSHKKEKRWNVSYFDYTAGTLDDIATQNYPLVHFATNSDGSVMTLDRDSGRKLWGQKFKSPVIAMYAVQDDSLVMIPFTTVGVDTLKALQLSHAGANMKLIPALYVGQFPHGLYALPSLIDNTVTRTLTSPPAMLLIEGPKENKSTEESDEKGAKPSIGSTSNTNPFENLLGHYQIPERSTNVLQITGKSDVLLKTPENLVIETAERVTIDTEGDQVNVRVVDELKLAWSNFTKGNISMDSVVKISMAITSSTYHFVQTKAVMTLLFLLLVFITFYMAFSLYGKQSHLADYEQDDSVVRVGKIELYPSQILGKGCEGTFVFNGKFDGRPVAVKRLLPDCFSVADREVDLLRESDEHPNVIRYFCTEKDRQFRYIALELCAATLEDFVIGKFRNDNISEVDILLQATSGLAHLHSLDIVHRDIKPHNVLLSYPNAKGEIKAMISDFGLCKKLMNGRYSFSHHSGAAGTDGWIAPEMIDPEKTATFSVDIFSLGCLFYFVLSKGKHPFGDDLHRQANIINGEGRLEHLEENKDYVALNLILAMIDIDPKNRPTASAAMKHPFFWDADKRLAFLLEVSDRVESENLESEVLKALESKNWVVVQRDWRKHIGEAIAADLRKYRNYRGENVRDLLRALRNKKHHYQDLAEDAKEILKNDSKDFLAYFTKRFPLLLIHTWVAMVCIREEPGKQKYYDTSYLFPQNVAILAKPGEKPEVVEDEIEQKTNSPKDWTSAWNNDKKQNKRRTPPHPAWKLNWRETPKKTPLTEEGENNRENMRTDIL, from the exons ATGACATCGAGggccagaaaaaaatgcacccTGTTCGGTGCCGTCTCCTCTATTTTGTGTCTACTTCTTCAGTGGCAATGCCAATCCTGCTACGCAGCGGTAAACACGCACAACGTTGTAAGAAag ATCGTCAATACAGCGTTACTGGAAGACAACCCTTTGCTCTTGGTGTCCACCCTTGGAGGTTCGCTCATCGCAATTGAGCAAGATACTGGAGACATCCGTTGGGAAATCTCAAATG ATCCGGCAGTAATGGTTCCATTTGACATGGAAATCAACTTTGCTTCAAAAGA GCATTTGTTCTTGCCCGACCCAAAAGATGGTTCACTGTACTTGCTAGCGAATGGTAAAGGTGGCTATGAATCTGCTCTCAAGAAGCTGTCATATACCATTCCTGAACTAGTTGCGTCTTCCCCCTGTCGGAGCACAGATGGAATTCTCTACacag GTAAAAAAGTGGCGTCCTGGATGGCTGTAGATGCAGTCACCGGCAAAAAGCATCTAGTGATGGGCAATGAGCAACAAAACTTTGATGTCTGTCCTGCTGATGGCTCGCAGACAATTTTCATAGGGAGGACAGAATACAGTATTGCCATGTATGACAGTCACAAGAAAGAAAAGCGGTGGAATGTCTCTTATTTTGACTATACTGCTGGCACTCTTGATGATATTGCAACCCAGAACTATC CGCTTGTCCACTTTGCTACCAATTCTGATGGGAGTGTCATGACTTTGGATCGCGATTCTGGACGGAAATTGTGGGGGCAGAAATTCAAGTCTCCAGTAATTGCTATGTACGCTGTTCAAGATGACTCACTGGTCATGATTCCATTCACAACTGTCGGCGTGGACACTCTCAAAGCACTGCAGTTGAGCCACGCAGGCGCCAATATGAAATTGAT ACCTGCACTTTATGTGGGCCAATTTCCACATGGGCTTTACGCATTGCCGTCACTTATCGACAACACAGTCACTCGCACCTTGACGTCGCCACCTGCAATGCTTCTCATCGAAGgtccaaaagaaaataaatcaacagaAGAGAGTGATGAGAAGGGTGCTAAGCCTTCAATAGGAAGCACGTCTAATACAAATCCCTTTGAAAACCTGCTTG GACATTACCAGATTCCCGAACGCAGTACAAACGTACTTCAAATCACTGGGAAAAGTGATGTGCTATTGAAAACTCCTGAAAATCTGGTGATTGAAACTGCTGAAAGGGTTACAATAGATACAGAAGGGGACCAAGTAAACGTAAGAGTGGTGGATGAGCTAAAATTGGCCTGGAGTAATTTCACCAAAGGCAACATATCCATGGACTCGGTCGTCAAAATATCCATGGCTATCACTTCGTCAACATATCATTTTGTGCAGACCAAAGCAGTCATGACTTTACTTTTTCTTCTGCTGGTGTTCATCACTTTTTACATGGCTTTTTCACTCTATGGGAAACAGTCCCACTTAGCTGACTATGAGCAGGACGATTCAGTTGTTCGCGTTGGCAAAATTGAGCTTTATCCGTCCCAGATTTTGGGCAAAGGCTGTGAGGGCACGTTTGTGTTCAACGGCAAATTTGATGGCAGGCCTGTGGCCGTGAAGAGGCTTTTGCCTGATTGCTTCTCTGTGGCTGACAGAGAAGTCGATCTTTTGAGAGAGTCCGACGAACACCCAAATGTTATCAG GTATTTTTGTACTGAGAAAGATAGGCAGTTCAGATACATTGCTCTTGAGCTGTGCGCGGCCACATTGGAAGATTTTGTCATCGGCAAGTTTCGAAACGATAATATTTCCGAGGTTGACATATTGCTCCAAGCCACGTCAGGCCTTGCACATTTACATTCCTTGGATATAG TCCACAGGGATATAAAACCACACAACGTTTTGCTGTCTTATCCCAATGCAAAAGGAGAAATCAAAGCAATGATATCTGATTTTGGCCTCTGCAAAAAGTTGATGAATGGCAGGTACTCCTTTTCCCACCATTCAGGAGCTGCAGGTACTGATGGGTGGATAGCGCCGGAAATGATTGACCCAGAAAAGACCGCT acattttcAGTTGATATCTTCTCTCTGGGTTGTTTGTTTTACTTTGTATTATCGAAAGGGAAGCATCCATTTGGTGACGATTTGCACAGACAGGCAAATATTATCAATGGAGAAGGGAG GCTGGAACATTTGGAGGAAAACAAAGATTATGTGGCATTGAACCTCATACTGGCCATGATCGACATTGATCCTAAAAATCGGCCGACAGCAAGTGCTGCGATGAAACACCCATTCTTTTGGGACGCAGACAAACGCCTCGCATTCCTTCTG GAAGTCAGTGATAGAGTTGaatcagaaaatttggaaagcgAAGTGTTGAAAGCACTGGAATCCAAGAATTGGGTGGTAGTACAAAGGGATTGGAGAAAGCACATTGGAGAAGCAATTGCTGCTGATTTGCGCAAATACAGGAATTACAGGGGAGAGAACGTGCGCGACCTCCTGAGAGCACTGAGAAATAAA aAACACCATTACCAAGATCTGGCTGAAGATGCTAAGgaaatcttgaaaaatgacTCAAAGGATTTTCTTGCGTATTTCACTAAAAGATTTCCCCTTTTGCTGATCCACACTTGGGTGGCAATGGTTTGCATCAGAGAAGAACCaggaaagcaaaaatattacgaCACTTCATACCTATTTCCTCAG AATGTTGCCATCCTGGCGAAACCTGGAGAAAAGCCTGAAGTGGTAGAAGATGAGATTGAACAGAAGACCAACTCGCCCAAAGACTGGACTTCAGCGTGGAACAAtgacaaaaaacaaaacaaaaggcGTACCCCTCCTCATCCAGCTTGGAAACTGAACTGGCGCGAGACTCCAAAGAAAACTCCGTTGACCGAGGAAGGCGAAAATAATAGGGAAAATATGAGAACGGATATTTTGTAA
- the Vta1 gene encoding vacuolar protein sorting-associated protein VTA1 homolog isoform X2 has protein sequence MADQFPPCPPQFKSLQHYLKIAAEHDQRDPVVSYWCRLYAMQTGLKIDKKSPDALKLLISLMDWLEQKKKDMADNESITNDVAAQAYMENHALKIFDWADGQDRAGIFNKNVVKSFYTAGMLFDVMETYGELTESISQSRKYAKWKASYIHNCLKNGETPIPGPQGEFEGEEEGASGGEDYSAQPMGFVKPPSLYTPEQPTNNFDPPSANFSNFDLPSVPPSGMNPYDLPSVPMNLPSVPSSDAPNEPSSSYPSVPPPQQTPVTAPPAAAPVTSGGVRLTPDQVTKAQKYCKWASSALNYDDISTAILNLQKGLTLLQTGQDPS, from the exons ATGGCGGACCAATTCCCTCCATGTCCACCACAATTTAAATCTCTGCAGCACTACTTGAAGATTGCTGCAGAACATGACCAGAGAGATCCTGTTGTTAGCTATTGGT gccGACTGTATGCAATGCAAACTGGCTTGAAAATTGACAAGAAGTCACCAGATGCTCTAAAGTTGCTGATTAGCCTGATGGACTGGCTTGAGCAGAAGAAAAAGGACATGGCGGACAATGAGAGCATTACAAACGATGTAGCTGCTCAGGCATACATGGAAAACCAcgcgttgaaaatttttgactgGGCCGATGGGCAAGACAGGGCGGGGATTTTCAACAA GAATGTGGTCAAGTCCTTTTACACCGCGGGCATGCTTTTTGATGTGATGGAGACTTACGGCGAACTCACAGAGAGCATCTCTCAAAGCAGAAAGTACGCCAAGTGGAAGGCTTCTTACATCCacaattgtttgaaaaatggaGAGACGCCCATACCTGGTCCTCAGGGAGAATTTGaagg GGAGGAAGAAGGTGCTTCTGGTGGAGAGGATTATTCGGCTCAGCCAATGGGTTTTGTGAAGCCACCTAGCTTGTACACTCCAGAGCAGCCCACAAACAATTTTGACCCTCCAAGCGCTAACTTCTCAAACTTTGACCTGCCGTCAGTGCCTCCAAGTGGAATGAACCCATACGATTTGCCGTCAGTTCCCATGAACCTGCCATCTGTTCCTTCGAGCGATGCTCCAAACGAACCCTCATCGTCTTATCCATCAGTGCCGCCGCCTCAACAAACTCCAG TGACTGCACCTCCCGCAGCTGCTCCTGTGACCAGCGGAGGCGTGAGGCTTACTCCTGATCAAGTTACAAAAGCCCAGAAATATTGTAAATGGGCATCAAGTGCTTTGAACTATGATGACATTTCAACTGCAATATTGAACCTGCAAAAGGGTCTAACTCTGCTACAAACAGGACAGGATCCTAGCTAA
- the Ire1 gene encoding serine/threonine-protein kinase/endoribonuclease ire-1 isoform X1: MTSRARKKCTLFGAVSSILCLLLQWQCQSCYAAVNTHNVVRKIVNTALLEDNPLLLVSTLGGSLIAIEQDTGDIRWEISNDPAVMVPFDMEINFASKEHLFLPDPKDGSLYLLANGKGGYESALKKLSYTIPELVASSPCRSTDGILYTGKKVASWMAVDAVTGKKHLVMGNEQQNFDVCPADGSQTIFIGRTEYSIAMYDSHKKEKRWNVSYFDYTAGTLDDIATQNYPLVHFATNSDGSVMTLDRDSGRKLWGQKFKSPVIAMYAVQDDSLVMIPFTTVGVDTLKALQLSHAGANMKLIPALYVGQFPHGLYALPSLIDNTVTRTLTSPPAMLLIEGPKENKSTEESDEKGAKPSIGSTSNTNPFENLLGHYQIPERSTNVLQITGKSDVLLKTPENLVIETAERVTIDTEGDQVNVRVVDELKLAWSNFTKGNISMDSVVKISMAITSSTYHFVQTKAVMTLLFLLLVFITFYMAFSLYGKQSHLADYEQDDSVVRVGKIELYPSQILGKGCEGTFVFNGKFDGRPVAVKRLLPDCFSVADREVDLLRESDEHPNVIRYFCTEKDRQFRYIALELCAATLEDFVIGKFRNDNISEVDILLQATSGLAHLHSLDIVHRDIKPHNVLLSYPNAKGEIKAMISDFGLCKKLMNGRYSFSHHSGAAGTDGWIAPEMIDPEKTATFSVDIFSLGCLFYFVLSKGKHPFGDDLHRQANIINGEGRLEHLEENKDYVALNLILAMIDIDPKNRPTASAAMKHPFFWDADKRLAFLLEVSDRVESENLESEVLKALESKNWVVVQRDWRKHIGEAIAADLRKYRNYRGENVRDLLRALRNKKHHYQDLAEDAKEILKNDSKDFLAYFTKRFPLLLIHTWVAMVCIREEPGKQKYYDTSYLFPQYFQNVAILAKPGEKPEVVEDEIEQKTNSPKDWTSAWNNDKKQNKRRTPPHPAWKLNWRETPKKTPLTEEGENNRENMRTDIL, from the exons ATGACATCGAGggccagaaaaaaatgcacccTGTTCGGTGCCGTCTCCTCTATTTTGTGTCTACTTCTTCAGTGGCAATGCCAATCCTGCTACGCAGCGGTAAACACGCACAACGTTGTAAGAAag ATCGTCAATACAGCGTTACTGGAAGACAACCCTTTGCTCTTGGTGTCCACCCTTGGAGGTTCGCTCATCGCAATTGAGCAAGATACTGGAGACATCCGTTGGGAAATCTCAAATG ATCCGGCAGTAATGGTTCCATTTGACATGGAAATCAACTTTGCTTCAAAAGA GCATTTGTTCTTGCCCGACCCAAAAGATGGTTCACTGTACTTGCTAGCGAATGGTAAAGGTGGCTATGAATCTGCTCTCAAGAAGCTGTCATATACCATTCCTGAACTAGTTGCGTCTTCCCCCTGTCGGAGCACAGATGGAATTCTCTACacag GTAAAAAAGTGGCGTCCTGGATGGCTGTAGATGCAGTCACCGGCAAAAAGCATCTAGTGATGGGCAATGAGCAACAAAACTTTGATGTCTGTCCTGCTGATGGCTCGCAGACAATTTTCATAGGGAGGACAGAATACAGTATTGCCATGTATGACAGTCACAAGAAAGAAAAGCGGTGGAATGTCTCTTATTTTGACTATACTGCTGGCACTCTTGATGATATTGCAACCCAGAACTATC CGCTTGTCCACTTTGCTACCAATTCTGATGGGAGTGTCATGACTTTGGATCGCGATTCTGGACGGAAATTGTGGGGGCAGAAATTCAAGTCTCCAGTAATTGCTATGTACGCTGTTCAAGATGACTCACTGGTCATGATTCCATTCACAACTGTCGGCGTGGACACTCTCAAAGCACTGCAGTTGAGCCACGCAGGCGCCAATATGAAATTGAT ACCTGCACTTTATGTGGGCCAATTTCCACATGGGCTTTACGCATTGCCGTCACTTATCGACAACACAGTCACTCGCACCTTGACGTCGCCACCTGCAATGCTTCTCATCGAAGgtccaaaagaaaataaatcaacagaAGAGAGTGATGAGAAGGGTGCTAAGCCTTCAATAGGAAGCACGTCTAATACAAATCCCTTTGAAAACCTGCTTG GACATTACCAGATTCCCGAACGCAGTACAAACGTACTTCAAATCACTGGGAAAAGTGATGTGCTATTGAAAACTCCTGAAAATCTGGTGATTGAAACTGCTGAAAGGGTTACAATAGATACAGAAGGGGACCAAGTAAACGTAAGAGTGGTGGATGAGCTAAAATTGGCCTGGAGTAATTTCACCAAAGGCAACATATCCATGGACTCGGTCGTCAAAATATCCATGGCTATCACTTCGTCAACATATCATTTTGTGCAGACCAAAGCAGTCATGACTTTACTTTTTCTTCTGCTGGTGTTCATCACTTTTTACATGGCTTTTTCACTCTATGGGAAACAGTCCCACTTAGCTGACTATGAGCAGGACGATTCAGTTGTTCGCGTTGGCAAAATTGAGCTTTATCCGTCCCAGATTTTGGGCAAAGGCTGTGAGGGCACGTTTGTGTTCAACGGCAAATTTGATGGCAGGCCTGTGGCCGTGAAGAGGCTTTTGCCTGATTGCTTCTCTGTGGCTGACAGAGAAGTCGATCTTTTGAGAGAGTCCGACGAACACCCAAATGTTATCAG GTATTTTTGTACTGAGAAAGATAGGCAGTTCAGATACATTGCTCTTGAGCTGTGCGCGGCCACATTGGAAGATTTTGTCATCGGCAAGTTTCGAAACGATAATATTTCCGAGGTTGACATATTGCTCCAAGCCACGTCAGGCCTTGCACATTTACATTCCTTGGATATAG TCCACAGGGATATAAAACCACACAACGTTTTGCTGTCTTATCCCAATGCAAAAGGAGAAATCAAAGCAATGATATCTGATTTTGGCCTCTGCAAAAAGTTGATGAATGGCAGGTACTCCTTTTCCCACCATTCAGGAGCTGCAGGTACTGATGGGTGGATAGCGCCGGAAATGATTGACCCAGAAAAGACCGCT acattttcAGTTGATATCTTCTCTCTGGGTTGTTTGTTTTACTTTGTATTATCGAAAGGGAAGCATCCATTTGGTGACGATTTGCACAGACAGGCAAATATTATCAATGGAGAAGGGAG GCTGGAACATTTGGAGGAAAACAAAGATTATGTGGCATTGAACCTCATACTGGCCATGATCGACATTGATCCTAAAAATCGGCCGACAGCAAGTGCTGCGATGAAACACCCATTCTTTTGGGACGCAGACAAACGCCTCGCATTCCTTCTG GAAGTCAGTGATAGAGTTGaatcagaaaatttggaaagcgAAGTGTTGAAAGCACTGGAATCCAAGAATTGGGTGGTAGTACAAAGGGATTGGAGAAAGCACATTGGAGAAGCAATTGCTGCTGATTTGCGCAAATACAGGAATTACAGGGGAGAGAACGTGCGCGACCTCCTGAGAGCACTGAGAAATAAA aAACACCATTACCAAGATCTGGCTGAAGATGCTAAGgaaatcttgaaaaatgacTCAAAGGATTTTCTTGCGTATTTCACTAAAAGATTTCCCCTTTTGCTGATCCACACTTGGGTGGCAATGGTTTGCATCAGAGAAGAACCaggaaagcaaaaatattacgaCACTTCATACCTATTTCCTCAG tacTTTCAGAATGTTGCCATCCTGGCGAAACCTGGAGAAAAGCCTGAAGTGGTAGAAGATGAGATTGAACAGAAGACCAACTCGCCCAAAGACTGGACTTCAGCGTGGAACAAtgacaaaaaacaaaacaaaaggcGTACCCCTCCTCATCCAGCTTGGAAACTGAACTGGCGCGAGACTCCAAAGAAAACTCCGTTGACCGAGGAAGGCGAAAATAATAGGGAAAATATGAGAACGGATATTTTGTAA
- the Vta1 gene encoding vacuolar protein sorting-associated protein VTA1 homolog isoform X1, translating to MISDMADQFPPCPPQFKSLQHYLKIAAEHDQRDPVVSYWCRLYAMQTGLKIDKKSPDALKLLISLMDWLEQKKKDMADNESITNDVAAQAYMENHALKIFDWADGQDRAGIFNKNVVKSFYTAGMLFDVMETYGELTESISQSRKYAKWKASYIHNCLKNGETPIPGPQGEFEGEEEGASGGEDYSAQPMGFVKPPSLYTPEQPTNNFDPPSANFSNFDLPSVPPSGMNPYDLPSVPMNLPSVPSSDAPNEPSSSYPSVPPPQQTPVTAPPAAAPVTSGGVRLTPDQVTKAQKYCKWASSALNYDDISTAILNLQKGLTLLQTGQDPS from the exons ATGATTTCAGATATGGCGGACCAATTCCCTCCATGTCCACCACAATTTAAATCTCTGCAGCACTACTTGAAGATTGCTGCAGAACATGACCAGAGAGATCCTGTTGTTAGCTATTGGT gccGACTGTATGCAATGCAAACTGGCTTGAAAATTGACAAGAAGTCACCAGATGCTCTAAAGTTGCTGATTAGCCTGATGGACTGGCTTGAGCAGAAGAAAAAGGACATGGCGGACAATGAGAGCATTACAAACGATGTAGCTGCTCAGGCATACATGGAAAACCAcgcgttgaaaatttttgactgGGCCGATGGGCAAGACAGGGCGGGGATTTTCAACAA GAATGTGGTCAAGTCCTTTTACACCGCGGGCATGCTTTTTGATGTGATGGAGACTTACGGCGAACTCACAGAGAGCATCTCTCAAAGCAGAAAGTACGCCAAGTGGAAGGCTTCTTACATCCacaattgtttgaaaaatggaGAGACGCCCATACCTGGTCCTCAGGGAGAATTTGaagg GGAGGAAGAAGGTGCTTCTGGTGGAGAGGATTATTCGGCTCAGCCAATGGGTTTTGTGAAGCCACCTAGCTTGTACACTCCAGAGCAGCCCACAAACAATTTTGACCCTCCAAGCGCTAACTTCTCAAACTTTGACCTGCCGTCAGTGCCTCCAAGTGGAATGAACCCATACGATTTGCCGTCAGTTCCCATGAACCTGCCATCTGTTCCTTCGAGCGATGCTCCAAACGAACCCTCATCGTCTTATCCATCAGTGCCGCCGCCTCAACAAACTCCAG TGACTGCACCTCCCGCAGCTGCTCCTGTGACCAGCGGAGGCGTGAGGCTTACTCCTGATCAAGTTACAAAAGCCCAGAAATATTGTAAATGGGCATCAAGTGCTTTGAACTATGATGACATTTCAACTGCAATATTGAACCTGCAAAAGGGTCTAACTCTGCTACAAACAGGACAGGATCCTAGCTAA